The Devosia yakushimensis genome has a segment encoding these proteins:
- a CDS encoding type II toxin-antitoxin system VapC family toxin, translated as MSRILLDTHAWAWTLTADGRLSASAMAAIEAADDVSISAISLYEIGQKVRLGKWPEMAPHLSELIAAADRQGGRLLPISPQASLMAATMDWAHRDPFDRIVAATALTEGLALISADSVFDEIASLQNWPGRVW; from the coding sequence TTGAGCCGCATTCTGCTCGACACCCATGCCTGGGCCTGGACGCTTACAGCAGATGGCCGGCTTTCCGCCTCGGCCATGGCCGCTATCGAGGCTGCCGATGATGTTTCGATCAGCGCCATCAGCCTCTATGAAATCGGGCAAAAGGTGCGCTTGGGCAAATGGCCGGAAATGGCGCCCCACCTGTCGGAACTGATTGCGGCGGCGGACAGGCAGGGTGGACGGCTTCTGCCCATCTCGCCCCAGGCCAGCCTGATGGCCGCGACAATGGATTGGGCGCATCGCGATCCCTTCGACCGCATTGTCGCCGCTACCGCGCTGACGGAAGGGCTCGCGCTGATTTCCGCCGACAGTGTGTTCGACGAGATTGCATCGCTGCAAAACTGGC
- a CDS encoding type II toxin-antitoxin system Phd/YefM family antitoxin, which yields MQFTVHSAKTNLSKLIDAALSGEEVVIAKGKRPVVKIVPIKQRRFEIGIWTENLGPGPDFLEPMSHDELAEWEGAD from the coding sequence TTGCAATTCACCGTCCACTCGGCCAAGACCAATCTCTCCAAGCTCATCGATGCCGCTTTGTCGGGCGAGGAAGTCGTCATCGCCAAGGGCAAGCGGCCGGTCGTCAAAATCGTACCGATCAAGCAGCGCCGTTTCGAGATCGGCATATGGACGGAAAATCTCGGGCCGGGCCCGGATTTCCTCGAGCCGATGAGCCACGATGAGCTGGCCGAGTGGGAAGGCGCGGATTGA
- a CDS encoding GNAT family N-acetyltransferase encodes MAITYRRMVPGDAPLLVNIADDVFDEAVRLDRLMAYLDAPGHLMVLAFDGDLVVGQCVGVVHYHPDKVTELYVDEVGTASAYLRQGIATAMLTELFAWARELGCEEAWLGTELDNDAANGLYRRFGGEEDTIKYYEFKL; translated from the coding sequence ATGGCCATCACCTATCGGCGCATGGTGCCCGGCGATGCGCCGCTTCTGGTCAATATTGCCGATGATGTGTTCGACGAGGCGGTGCGGCTGGACCGGCTCATGGCCTATCTCGATGCGCCAGGGCATCTGATGGTGCTGGCTTTCGATGGCGATCTGGTCGTCGGGCAATGCGTGGGCGTCGTGCATTACCATCCCGACAAGGTTACCGAGCTCTATGTCGATGAGGTCGGTACGGCGAGCGCCTATCTGCGGCAGGGTATTGCCACGGCCATGCTCACCGAACTCTTCGCCTGGGCCCGCGAGTTGGGCTGCGAAGAGGCATGGCTGGGTACTGAACTCGATAATGACGCGGCCAATGGCCTCTATCGCCGCTTTGGCGGAGAAGAGGACACGATCAAGTATTACGAATTCAAGCTTTAG
- a CDS encoding VOC family protein has product MTANQFGAIGQLSRSVADIEAAEAWWRDVLGMPHLYTYGPLAFFDCGGVRLMLSAEAGPSQANVIYFRVSDIAASHAELTARGVVFVDPPHMIHRHADGLEEWMAFFSDNEGRPLAIMSQVRPD; this is encoded by the coding sequence ATGACAGCAAACCAATTTGGCGCCATTGGCCAGCTCAGCCGCAGTGTTGCCGATATCGAGGCGGCCGAGGCGTGGTGGCGGGATGTCTTGGGCATGCCCCATCTTTACACCTATGGGCCGCTGGCCTTTTTCGATTGCGGCGGCGTGCGGCTGATGCTCAGCGCCGAAGCCGGTCCGTCGCAGGCCAATGTCATCTATTTTCGTGTGTCCGACATTGCGGCCAGCCACGCCGAATTGACGGCCCGGGGCGTGGTGTTTGTCGATCCTCCCCATATGATCCATCGCCATGCCGATGGCCTGGAGGAATGGATGGCGTTTTTTTCCGACAATGAAGGGCGGCCGCTGGCCATTATGAGCCAGGTTCGGCCGGACTGA
- the rlmN gene encoding 23S rRNA (adenine(2503)-C(2))-methyltransferase RlmN produces MSIALNLDHSSALRPAAVSRPSLIGLSKLQLAEALTTAGIAADKEARMRASQLWNWLYVNGVTDFDRMTNVAKPVRQKLADTFILDRPEIASEQVSSDGTRKWLFRFRDPANPNYPPVEIETVYIPEEDRGTLCVSSQVGCTLTCTFCHTGTQKLVRNLTAGEILGQILMARERLGDFPGGSRPDDGGLVPGGESRAITNIVMMGMGEPLYNFDNVKQALLIASAGDGMSLSKRRITLSTSGVVPFIEPTGREIDVMLAISLHAVNDDLRDVLVPINKKWKIAELLEACRNYPGLSNARRITFEYVMLDGINDSDADARELVRLLAGIPAKINLIPFNPWPGTNYGCSPSSRIERFADIVNRAGYASPVRTPRGRDIFAACGQLKSESERLSKKDRDALAGV; encoded by the coding sequence ATGAGCATTGCGCTTAATCTCGATCATTCGTCTGCCCTCCGCCCTGCGGCGGTGAGCCGGCCGTCGTTGATCGGGCTGAGCAAGCTGCAGCTCGCCGAGGCGCTGACCACGGCCGGCATCGCCGCCGACAAGGAAGCCCGCATGCGGGCCAGCCAGTTGTGGAACTGGCTCTATGTCAATGGCGTCACCGATTTCGACCGCATGACCAATGTGGCCAAGCCGGTGCGGCAGAAACTGGCCGATACCTTTATTCTCGATCGTCCCGAGATCGCCTCCGAGCAGGTTTCTTCCGACGGCACCCGCAAATGGCTGTTCCGCTTCCGCGATCCGGCCAATCCGAACTATCCTCCGGTCGAGATCGAAACCGTCTATATCCCCGAGGAAGACCGCGGGACGCTGTGCGTCTCCTCGCAAGTGGGCTGCACGCTGACCTGCACGTTTTGCCATACCGGCACGCAGAAGCTGGTGCGCAACCTGACTGCGGGCGAAATCCTGGGCCAGATTCTGATGGCCCGCGAGCGTCTGGGTGATTTCCCCGGCGGCAGCCGGCCGGACGATGGGGGCCTGGTCCCCGGTGGCGAAAGCCGCGCCATCACCAATATCGTGATGATGGGCATGGGCGAGCCGCTCTACAATTTCGACAATGTGAAGCAGGCGCTGCTGATCGCCTCGGCGGGCGACGGCATGAGCCTTTCCAAGCGCCGCATCACCTTGTCCACGTCCGGTGTTGTGCCATTCATCGAGCCGACCGGCCGCGAGATCGATGTCATGCTGGCCATTTCCCTGCATGCGGTGAATGACGATCTGCGCGACGTGCTGGTGCCGATCAACAAGAAGTGGAAGATTGCCGAGCTGCTCGAGGCCTGCCGCAATTATCCGGGCCTCTCCAATGCCCGCCGCATCACCTTCGAATATGTGATGCTGGACGGGATCAATGACAGCGACGCCGATGCGCGCGAACTGGTGCGGCTCTTGGCCGGGATTCCCGCCAAGATCAACCTCATCCCGTTCAATCCCTGGCCGGGCACCAATTACGGCTGCTCGCCTTCGAGCCGCATCGAGCGCTTTGCCGATATCGTCAATAGAGCCGGTTATGCCAGCCCCGTCCGCACCCCGCGCGGCCGCGATATCTTTGCCGCCTGCGGCCAGCTCAAGAGCGAAAGCGAACGGTTGAGCAAGAAAGATCGTGACGCGCTGGCTGGGGTCTGA
- a CDS encoding invasion associated locus B family protein, whose product MTKLAFALALAASVALPGAAMAQSVRLLGEHRAWSSYAASDGAGAVCFAMTKPTNVQPEPDGYSQAYLYITNRPGENVANEFNLVAGFAFQPDSMATVTVSGQSFNLFTQNDAAWLDDAGQSGALASAIRAGSSLTVEGTTAGGIKVVETFSLSGATAASQSISSGC is encoded by the coding sequence ATGACCAAACTCGCTTTTGCACTCGCCCTTGCCGCCAGTGTGGCGCTGCCCGGTGCAGCCATGGCGCAATCGGTGCGGCTGCTGGGTGAGCATCGCGCCTGGTCGAGCTATGCGGCCAGCGACGGGGCGGGCGCGGTGTGCTTTGCCATGACCAAGCCGACCAATGTGCAGCCCGAGCCCGATGGCTATAGCCAGGCCTATCTCTATATCACCAACCGGCCGGGCGAGAATGTCGCCAATGAATTCAACCTCGTTGCCGGCTTCGCCTTCCAGCCCGACAGCATGGCGACGGTGACGGTGAGCGGACAGAGTTTCAACCTCTTCACCCAGAACGATGCGGCCTGGCTCGACGATGCCGGCCAGTCCGGAGCCCTGGCCAGCGCCATCCGCGCGGGTTCGAGCCTGACCGTTGAAGGCACCACGGCGGGCGGCATCAAGGTGGTGGAGACGTTCTCGCTATCCGGCGCCACCGCTGCGTCGCAGTCGATCAGCAGCGGGTGCTAG
- a CDS encoding invasion associated locus B family protein yields the protein MTTKTGGLTLGLAVAAIMALAPAAQAQQATELGTFNAWTAWQATDASGVICYVSATPQKSEPAGANRDPIHFMIIHRKGMGTKNEVQTIIGYPYNTTNAGASAAVDGKSYPMVTEGSAAWLASTGDEAGFVSAFKAGNNLVIKGTSQRGTNTTDTYSLSGATAAINAIDAACK from the coding sequence ATGACGACGAAAACCGGTGGCCTCACGCTCGGGCTCGCGGTCGCCGCAATCATGGCTCTGGCTCCGGCCGCCCAGGCACAGCAGGCGACGGAACTGGGAACCTTCAATGCCTGGACCGCCTGGCAGGCGACCGACGCGAGCGGAGTGATCTGCTATGTGTCGGCGACGCCGCAGAAGAGCGAGCCGGCCGGGGCCAATCGCGACCCCATCCATTTCATGATCATCCACCGCAAGGGCATGGGCACCAAGAACGAGGTGCAGACGATCATCGGCTATCCCTATAACACGACCAATGCCGGCGCGAGCGCGGCCGTGGATGGCAAGAGCTATCCCATGGTCACCGAAGGCTCGGCCGCCTGGCTGGCTTCGACCGGCGACGAGGCCGGGTTCGTCTCGGCCTTCAAGGCGGGCAATAACCTGGTCATCAAGGGCACCAGCCAGCGCGGCACCAATACGACCGATACCTATTCCCTTTCGGGCGCGACGGCAGCGATCAACGCCATCGACGCGGCCTGCAAGTAA
- the thpR gene encoding RNA 2',3'-cyclic phosphodiesterase gives MPRLFTGLEIPADVGFALSLKRGGLTGARWIDPENYHITLRFIGDVDYQTANEVVDSLDRLSNSLRFSIRLTHLGIFGGDKPRALYAGVEMNEALSRLQAAQERVLQRAGLPPEGRKFVPHVSLARLRNCSAGEAARFMAEAGRFEPLSFPVGRFVLYSSKDSVGGGPYVVEQSYPLAA, from the coding sequence ATGCCCAGGCTCTTTACCGGCCTCGAAATCCCGGCCGATGTGGGATTTGCCCTCTCGCTTAAGCGGGGCGGGTTGACCGGGGCGCGTTGGATCGATCCGGAAAATTATCATATCACGCTCCGTTTTATTGGCGATGTCGATTACCAGACGGCCAATGAAGTGGTCGATAGTCTCGACCGGCTGTCCAATTCGCTGCGCTTTTCCATCCGCTTGACGCATTTAGGTATTTTCGGTGGCGACAAGCCGCGGGCGCTCTATGCCGGGGTCGAGATGAACGAGGCTTTGAGCCGCTTGCAGGCCGCCCAGGAGCGGGTGTTGCAGCGGGCCGGCCTGCCGCCGGAGGGGCGCAAATTCGTGCCGCATGTGTCGCTGGCGCGGTTGCGCAATTGCAGCGCGGGGGAGGCGGCGCGCTTCATGGCCGAGGCGGGGCGGTTCGAACCGCTGAGTTTTCCGGTGGGCCGGTTCGTGCTCTATTCGAGCAAGGACTCGGTGGGCGGGGGCCCCTATGTGGTGGAACAGAGTTACCCCTTGGCGGCCTGA
- a CDS encoding Bax inhibitor-1/YccA family protein, translating into MAEYDRQTLNARAGSALAIDEGLRSYMLRVYNYMGVGLVVTGLAAWFAAAAAITTNPDAAVGQLANGQYVTQWGYLLYASPLQWVVMLAPLAFVLVLSFGINKLSVPAAQGVFWAFAAIMGVSLSSIFLVYTDASIAKVFFITAATFGAMSLYGYTTKRDLTQMGSFLFMGLIGLIIASVVNIFMQSSMLEFAISAVGVLIFVGLTAYDTQKIKEGYSEAHGADVLAKGAIMGALSLYLDFINLFMMLLRLFGNRE; encoded by the coding sequence ATGGCTGAATATGACCGTCAGACCCTCAATGCGCGGGCCGGCTCGGCCTTGGCCATCGACGAGGGCCTGCGCAGCTACATGCTTCGCGTCTACAATTACATGGGTGTTGGTCTTGTCGTGACGGGCCTGGCGGCCTGGTTTGCCGCCGCTGCCGCCATCACCACCAATCCGGATGCCGCCGTGGGCCAGCTGGCCAATGGCCAATATGTGACCCAGTGGGGCTACTTGCTCTATGCAAGCCCGCTGCAATGGGTCGTGATGCTGGCTCCCCTGGCCTTCGTGCTGGTGCTGAGCTTTGGCATCAACAAGCTCTCCGTGCCCGCCGCACAGGGCGTGTTCTGGGCCTTTGCCGCCATTATGGGCGTGTCGCTGAGCTCCATCTTCCTGGTCTATACCGACGCTTCGATCGCCAAGGTGTTCTTCATCACCGCCGCGACCTTTGGTGCCATGAGCCTTTACGGCTACACCACCAAGCGCGACCTGACCCAGATGGGCAGCTTCCTGTTCATGGGCCTGATCGGCCTGATCATCGCTTCGGTGGTCAATATCTTCATGCAGTCCTCCATGCTCGAATTCGCCATCTCGGCGGTCGGCGTGCTGATCTTTGTGGGCCTCACCGCCTATGACACGCAGAAGATCAAGGAAGGCTATTCGGAGGCCCATGGCGCCGACGTGCTGGCCAAGGGCGCTATCATGGGCGCACTGAGCCTCTATCTCGACTTCATCAACCTGTTCATGATGCTGCTCCGCCTGTTCGGCAATCGCGAGTAA
- a CDS encoding GNAT family N-acetyltransferase encodes MSTPILRPFAWADVPAITAIYRHYVDNTAITFDTEAPSEAAMAEKFAHLIALGHPLIVAEQDGKVLGYAYASFYRPRAAYRFTCEDSIYLDPAATGKGLGKTLLTELLVQSRAFGFKQMLAVITADTANSIAIHEKFGFTHVGRYEAVGYKFDRWHDIVHLQLSL; translated from the coding sequence GTGTCCACCCCCATACTGCGCCCCTTCGCCTGGGCCGACGTGCCCGCCATCACCGCCATCTACCGGCACTATGTGGACAATACCGCGATCACCTTCGACACCGAGGCGCCCAGCGAGGCGGCCATGGCCGAAAAATTCGCCCATCTGATCGCGCTGGGCCATCCCCTGATCGTGGCCGAACAGGATGGCAAAGTACTCGGCTACGCCTATGCCAGCTTCTACCGCCCCCGCGCCGCTTACCGCTTCACCTGTGAGGATTCGATCTATCTCGATCCCGCCGCGACCGGGAAGGGGCTGGGCAAGACCCTGCTGACCGAGCTGCTGGTCCAGTCCCGCGCCTTTGGCTTCAAGCAGATGCTGGCGGTCATCACTGCCGACACGGCCAATTCCATCGCCATTCACGAAAAGTTCGGCTTCACCCATGTCGGCCGCTACGAGGCAGTCGGCTATAAGTTCGACCGCTGGCACGATATCGTGCATCTGCAGCTGTCACTCTGA
- a CDS encoding AAA family ATPase gives MTTLHLMVGLPCSGKSTRAKQLEAELGALRLTPDEWHITLFGNDATDPDHDRRHDAVEALMWRVASTALAKGVDVILDFGFWARVEREDFAARAAALGAATRIHFMDVSRQELLARLEQRNAQAPEYAFIITADDLLGWLARFEAVTADELATIAAISSQTR, from the coding sequence ATGACCACGCTGCATCTCATGGTGGGACTGCCCTGCTCGGGCAAAAGTACGCGGGCAAAGCAGCTCGAGGCCGAGCTTGGCGCTCTGCGGCTGACGCCCGACGAATGGCATATTACCCTGTTCGGGAACGACGCGACCGACCCGGACCATGACCGGCGCCATGATGCGGTGGAAGCGCTGATGTGGCGCGTTGCCAGCACGGCACTGGCCAAGGGTGTCGACGTCATCCTCGATTTCGGATTCTGGGCCCGCGTCGAGCGCGAGGATTTTGCCGCCCGCGCCGCCGCCCTGGGTGCGGCGACAAGAATCCACTTCATGGACGTTTCCCGCCAAGAGCTATTGGCGCGCCTGGAACAGCGCAATGCCCAGGCGCCGGAATACGCCTTCATCATCACGGCAGATGACCTGCTGGGCTGGCTGGCGCGCTTCGAGGCGGTGACGGCCGACGAGCTTGCAACGATCGCAGCGATCAGCAGCCAAACTCGGTAG
- a CDS encoding GNAT family N-acetyltransferase: MSLTIRRATQADIPAMSVILTASITELCVADHGGKPYAIAAWTRNKSEAGVAAMLANPEQDFYVAERDGAVLAVGAVSQDGKITLNYVAPKARFSGVSKAMLAHLEAALVALGHREGRLESTRTARSFYQSQGWQADGPQASGRVVNGYPMRKTLLDEGYSGTTEFGC; this comes from the coding sequence ATGAGCCTGACCATTCGCCGCGCCACGCAGGCCGACATCCCGGCAATGAGCGTGATATTGACCGCCTCGATCACTGAACTCTGTGTCGCCGACCATGGCGGAAAGCCGTACGCCATCGCCGCCTGGACGCGCAACAAGAGCGAGGCGGGCGTTGCCGCCATGCTGGCCAATCCCGAGCAGGATTTTTACGTGGCCGAGCGCGACGGCGCTGTGCTGGCTGTCGGCGCCGTGAGCCAGGACGGCAAGATCACGCTCAATTATGTCGCTCCGAAAGCGCGTTTTTCCGGGGTCAGCAAGGCCATGCTGGCGCATCTGGAAGCCGCGCTTGTCGCACTAGGGCATCGGGAAGGGCGGCTCGAAAGCACCAGAACAGCGCGTAGTTTCTACCAAAGCCAGGGCTGGCAGGCCGATGGCCCGCAGGCCAGCGGCCGGGTGGTCAATGGCTATCCCATGCGCAAGACGCTGTTGGATGAGGGATATAGCGGCACTACCGAGTTTGGCTGCTGA
- a CDS encoding DUF2794 domain-containing protein: MALVHSGEAPASAPQARALPIVAFDRRELMLILSVYGRKVSLGEWRDYAMDFLRERAVFSIYARVSERPLFIVEKSPKLRNRQGQYSVTNQQGRILKRGHDLAQVLRVLDPQLVVVG, translated from the coding sequence CTGGCTCTGGTCCATTCCGGAGAGGCGCCCGCGAGCGCGCCACAAGCCAGGGCCCTTCCCATCGTCGCCTTCGACCGTCGCGAGCTGATGCTCATCCTGTCGGTCTATGGCCGCAAGGTGAGCTTAGGCGAGTGGCGCGACTATGCCATGGATTTCCTGCGCGAGCGGGCCGTGTTCTCCATCTATGCCCGTGTCTCCGAACGGCCGCTCTTCATCGTCGAGAAGTCCCCCAAGCTGCGCAACCGGCAAGGGCAATATTCGGTCACCAACCAGCAGGGCCGCATTCTCAAGCGCGGGCACGACCTGGCCCAGGTTCTGCGCGTGCTCGATCCGCAATTGGTGGTGGTGGGGTGA
- a CDS encoding DUF1223 domain-containing protein, with product MISRSFLAPVLGIVAFAVLALPAGAEKVRDRPKAVVELFTSQGCAQCPPADALLTSLAEEGDVIALAYHVDYWDYVGWEDTFGKADYSDRQRAYAKSWGSSRIYTPQMVVNGDKGVVGSRRSEVHGALDTASLPLDVAITKQGDMLKIAVPPDANYSDAVVWLVTYLDRADVAIDKGENAGKTMVYTQVVTGRQALGMWENDTGADLKLPLPEMLAENTGMAVIVQQENNGLPGPILGAAAFER from the coding sequence ATGATATCCCGTTCCTTCCTTGCACCGGTTCTCGGCATTGTCGCTTTTGCCGTTCTGGCCCTTCCGGCCGGCGCGGAGAAAGTGCGCGACCGCCCCAAGGCGGTGGTGGAATTGTTCACGAGCCAAGGCTGCGCCCAGTGCCCGCCGGCCGATGCCTTGCTCACGAGCCTGGCCGAGGAGGGCGACGTCATCGCGCTCGCCTATCACGTCGACTATTGGGACTACGTCGGCTGGGAAGACACGTTCGGCAAAGCCGATTATTCCGACCGCCAGCGCGCCTATGCCAAAAGCTGGGGCTCCTCGCGCATCTATACCCCGCAAATGGTGGTCAATGGCGACAAGGGCGTGGTCGGGTCGCGCCGCAGCGAAGTGCATGGCGCGCTCGACACGGCCAGTCTGCCGCTCGATGTCGCCATTACCAAGCAGGGCGACATGCTCAAGATCGCCGTGCCGCCAGATGCGAATTATTCCGATGCCGTGGTGTGGCTGGTGACCTATCTCGACCGCGCGGATGTGGCGATCGACAAGGGTGAGAATGCCGGCAAGACCATGGTCTATACCCAGGTGGTGACCGGGCGGCAGGCGCTGGGCATGTGGGAAAACGATACGGGCGCGGACCTCAAATTGCCGCTGCCCGAGATGCTGGCGGAAAATACCGGCATGGCCGTTATCGTGCAGCAGGAAAATAACGGATTGCCGGGGCCGATCCTGGGGGCCGCCGCGTTCGAACGCTAG
- the acnA gene encoding aconitate hydratase AcnA, with the protein MTSVNSFKSKSTLTVGGKTYTYYSIAEAEKNGLKGVSSLPHSMKVVLENLLRFEDNRTVTKADIEAVATWLTTRTSEHEISYRPARVLMQDFTGVPAVVDLAAMRDATAKLGANPQKINPLVPVDLVIDHSVMVDSFGTALAFGQNVELEYERNGERYEFLRWGQSAFDNFRVVPPGTGICHQVNLEYLAQTVWTKDENGETVAYPDTLVGTDSHTTMVNGMAVLGWGVGGIEAEAAMLGQPITMLIPEVVGFKLTGKINEGITATDLVLTVTEMLRKKGVVGKFVEFYGPGLDYLSLEDQATIANMAPEYGATCGYFPVDSDTLKYLTTSGRDPQRVALVEAYSRAQGMFRETNSPDPVFTSTLELDLSTVVPSLSGPKRPQDRVALKDAAASFAKALPELAGGRAERTRLPADKQESRFVDEGATGVGDIPEETAFPVNGAEYGIDDGHVVIAAITSCTNTSNPSVLVAAGLVARKARALGLNSKPWVKTSLAPGSQVVTDYLTAAGLQDDLDALGFNLVGYGCTTCIGNSGPLPQAISDCINENKLVACSVLSGNRNFEGRVNPDVRANYLASPPLVVAYALAGSLNVDVTTEPLGIGSNGQPVYLKDIWPSNHEIAEIVRKHVTAEMFRARYSDVFKGDTNWQGIAVDGGETYKWNSSSTYVQNPPYFDGMSMEPKPITNVEKAKVLALFLDSITTDHISPAGSFKASTPAGKYLEERQVAPRDFNSYGARRGNHEVMMRGTFANIRIKNQMLNGVEGGYTKGPDGSQMAIYDAAMAYQAAGTPLVIFAGKEYGTGSSRDWAAKGTNLLGVRAVIAQSFERIHRSNLVGMGVIPLQFKDGESWQSLGLDGTETIDIEGVTEIAPRAMVTVKITRADGSVLNVETRCRIDTANELDYYKNGGILHYVLRSLVAA; encoded by the coding sequence GTGACCTCAGTAAACAGCTTCAAGTCCAAATCGACCCTTACGGTCGGCGGCAAGACCTATACCTATTATTCCATCGCCGAAGCCGAAAAGAACGGCCTCAAGGGCGTGTCGAGCCTGCCCCATTCGATGAAGGTGGTGCTGGAAAACCTGCTGCGTTTCGAAGACAACCGCACGGTCACCAAGGCCGATATCGAGGCCGTCGCCACTTGGCTCACGACCCGCACCTCCGAGCATGAAATTTCCTATCGCCCGGCCCGCGTGCTGATGCAGGACTTCACCGGCGTTCCCGCCGTGGTGGATCTGGCCGCCATGCGCGACGCCACCGCCAAGCTCGGCGCCAATCCGCAGAAGATCAATCCGCTGGTCCCCGTCGATCTGGTCATCGATCACTCGGTGATGGTCGACAGCTTCGGCACGGCCCTGGCCTTCGGGCAGAATGTCGAGCTCGAATATGAACGCAATGGCGAGCGCTATGAATTCCTGCGCTGGGGCCAGTCGGCATTCGATAATTTCCGCGTCGTGCCCCCCGGCACCGGCATCTGCCACCAGGTGAATCTGGAATATCTGGCTCAGACCGTGTGGACCAAGGACGAGAATGGCGAAACCGTCGCCTATCCCGACACCTTGGTGGGCACCGACTCGCACACGACCATGGTCAATGGCATGGCCGTTCTGGGCTGGGGCGTGGGCGGCATCGAGGCCGAGGCGGCCATGCTGGGCCAGCCCATCACCATGCTGATCCCCGAAGTCGTGGGCTTCAAGCTCACCGGCAAGATCAATGAAGGCATTACCGCCACCGATCTGGTGCTGACGGTCACCGAAATGCTGCGCAAGAAGGGCGTGGTCGGCAAGTTCGTCGAATTCTACGGGCCGGGCCTCGACTATCTCAGCCTCGAAGACCAGGCGACCATTGCCAATATGGCCCCTGAATATGGCGCCACCTGCGGCTATTTCCCGGTCGACAGCGATACGCTGAAATATCTGACCACGTCGGGCCGCGACCCGCAGCGCGTGGCGCTGGTGGAAGCCTATTCACGCGCCCAGGGCATGTTCCGCGAGACCAATTCGCCCGATCCGGTCTTCACCTCGACCCTCGAGCTTGATCTTTCGACCGTCGTGCCGTCCCTCTCCGGCCCCAAACGCCCGCAGGACCGCGTTGCCCTCAAGGATGCCGCTGCGTCCTTCGCCAAGGCGCTGCCCGAGCTGGCCGGTGGCCGCGCTGAACGCACCCGCCTGCCGGCGGACAAGCAGGAATCGCGCTTTGTCGATGAAGGCGCTACCGGCGTCGGCGACATCCCCGAAGAAACCGCTTTCCCCGTCAATGGCGCCGAATATGGCATCGATGACGGCCATGTGGTGATCGCGGCGATCACCTCCTGCACCAATACGTCCAATCCTTCGGTGCTGGTCGCCGCCGGCCTTGTGGCCCGCAAGGCGCGGGCGCTGGGCCTCAATTCCAAGCCCTGGGTCAAGACCTCGCTGGCCCCCGGCTCGCAGGTGGTCACCGATTACCTGACCGCCGCGGGACTGCAGGATGATCTGGACGCGCTGGGCTTCAACCTGGTCGGCTATGGCTGCACCACTTGTATCGGCAATTCCGGCCCGCTGCCGCAGGCCATTTCCGATTGCATCAACGAGAACAAGCTGGTCGCCTGCTCGGTGCTGTCGGGCAATCGTAACTTCGAAGGCCGTGTCAATCCCGACGTGCGCGCCAATTACCTGGCCTCTCCGCCGCTGGTGGTGGCCTATGCACTGGCCGGTTCGCTTAATGTCGATGTCACCACCGAGCCCCTGGGCATCGGCAGCAATGGCCAGCCGGTCTATCTCAAGGATATCTGGCCCTCCAACCACGAGATCGCCGAGATCGTGCGCAAGCACGTGACCGCCGAAATGTTCCGCGCCCGCTATTCGGACGTGTTCAAGGGCGACACCAATTGGCAGGGCATCGCTGTCGATGGCGGCGAGACCTATAAGTGGAATTCAAGCTCCACCTATGTGCAGAACCCGCCCTATTTCGATGGCATGTCGATGGAGCCCAAGCCCATCACCAATGTCGAAAAGGCCAAGGTGCTCGCCCTGTTCCTTGATTCGATCACCACCGACCACATTTCCCCGGCCGGTTCGTTCAAGGCTTCGACCCCGGCCGGCAAGTATCTCGAAGAACGCCAGGTCGCCCCGCGCGATTTCAATTCCTATGGCGCCCGCCGCGGCAATCACGAAGTGATGATGCGCGGCACCTTCGCCAATATCCGCATCAAGAACCAGATGCTCAATGGCGTCGAGGGTGGCTATACCAAGGGCCCCGATGGCAGCCAGATGGCGATCTATGATGCTGCCATGGCCTACCAGGCCGCCGGCACGCCGCTGGTGATCTTTGCCGGCAAGGAATATGGCACCGGTTCTTCGCGTGACTGGGCGGCCAAGGGCACGAACCTGCTCGGCGTGCGCGCCGTGATCGCCCAGTCCTTCGAGCGTATCCACCGCTCCAACCTGGTCGGCATGGGTGTCATCCCGCTGCAGTTCAAGGATGGCGAGAGCTGGCAGAGCCTGGGGCTCGACGGTACCGAGACGATCGATATCGAAGGCGTCACCGAGATCGCGCCGCGCGCCATGGTCACCGTCAAGATCACCCGCGCCGATGGAAGCGTGCTCAATGTCGAGACCCGCTGCCGCATCGATACGGCCAATGAGCTCGATTACTACAAGAATGGCGGCATCCTGCATTACGTGCTGCGCAGCCTCGTCGCGGCGTAA